A section of the Pseudovibrio sp. M1P-2-3 genome encodes:
- a CDS encoding acetate/propionate family kinase, with translation MTIETILVLNAGSSSIKFQLFSGETSLLSGQIDGLGAGAWVKGEAAGGNVLMDRALSAPESESHSSALQVILALLKEYDPELEVDAIGHRVVHGAKKFSKPVLVSEQVERELEAISSLAPLHNPHNLAGIKGAKTAFAGKPNVACFDTAFHRTQEFKNEAYALPLSYYEQGVLRYGFHGQSFQYIAQELHSVAPEVAHGRVIVAHLGNGASLCAIKGGKSVTTTMGFTPADGLAMGTRCGLIDPGVVLYLQDVEGMTTQEVSNLLLKESGMKGLSGLSQDMRDLENSEDPRAQRALEYYDNRVKRELGALVAVMGGIDALVFTGGIGENSTRTRAGVCEGLEFLGIEIDCDANNKRAKEAITISSGQSKVQVMAIPTNEEVMIARQTRSVCSQ, from the coding sequence ATGACAATTGAAACAATACTTGTACTGAACGCTGGTTCGTCTTCTATTAAGTTCCAGCTTTTTAGTGGTGAGACTTCTTTGCTTTCAGGCCAGATTGATGGTCTGGGAGCTGGTGCCTGGGTCAAGGGTGAAGCTGCTGGAGGGAACGTTCTAATGGACCGGGCGCTGTCAGCGCCAGAGTCAGAAAGTCATAGCTCAGCTCTGCAGGTCATTCTGGCACTTCTCAAAGAGTATGACCCTGAATTGGAAGTGGATGCCATTGGTCACCGTGTGGTGCATGGCGCTAAGAAATTTTCAAAACCTGTATTGGTTAGTGAGCAGGTAGAGCGGGAACTGGAGGCAATCAGCTCTCTCGCCCCTCTTCATAACCCCCATAATCTAGCGGGGATAAAAGGGGCAAAGACAGCTTTTGCGGGAAAGCCCAATGTGGCTTGTTTTGATACCGCTTTTCATCGTACCCAAGAGTTTAAAAATGAGGCCTATGCACTGCCCTTGAGTTATTACGAGCAAGGGGTATTACGCTATGGCTTTCATGGTCAGTCCTTCCAGTACATAGCTCAGGAACTGCACAGTGTTGCTCCAGAGGTAGCGCATGGCCGCGTTATTGTGGCCCACTTGGGTAACGGAGCTTCTCTTTGTGCTATCAAGGGTGGGAAATCCGTGACAACAACAATGGGTTTCACACCTGCTGATGGCTTGGCAATGGGCACCCGGTGCGGTCTTATTGACCCTGGTGTCGTACTTTACCTGCAAGATGTTGAAGGAATGACGACGCAGGAGGTATCGAATCTGTTGTTGAAAGAGTCAGGTATGAAAGGCCTTTCAGGCTTGTCTCAGGATATGCGTGATCTGGAAAACTCTGAGGATCCACGGGCTCAACGGGCACTGGAGTACTACGACAACCGCGTGAAGCGTGAGTTAGGCGCTCTTGTGGCTGTTATGGGTGGCATTGATGCTCTGGTATTTACCGGCGGCATTGGCGAAAATTCCACAAGAACGCGTGCAGGCGTGTGTGAGGGGCTGGAGTTTCTAGGGATAGAAATAGACTGTGATGCGAATAACAAGCGTGCCAAAGAAGCTATTACAATTTCTAGTGGTCAATCTAAGGTTCAAGTGATGGCTATTCCTACCAATGAAGAGGTGATGATAGCCCGCCAGACCAGAAGTGTCTGTTCTCAGTAA
- a CDS encoding enoyl-CoA hydratase/isomerase family protein, which produces MRPIPIRKGNTIKYEGFTTFTADKAQGILTITFDFGPVNVQGQEMLADLNTLAMRLERDRKIKVVIFQSANPKIWVCHYDAELLKDMSDEAVSREEVQLLDLQSVCERISKVPQATIAKLEGFARGGGHELALALDMRFAARGKYKFMQMEVGMGILPCGGGASRMAR; this is translated from the coding sequence TTGCGCCCAATACCAATAAGAAAGGGAAATACAATAAAATATGAAGGATTTACGACGTTCACTGCTGATAAAGCTCAAGGCATCCTCACCATTACTTTTGACTTTGGACCCGTTAATGTTCAAGGGCAGGAAATGCTTGCTGACTTGAATACTCTGGCAATGCGGCTGGAACGGGACAGGAAAATCAAGGTTGTTATTTTCCAGTCTGCAAATCCTAAAATCTGGGTTTGCCATTACGACGCTGAGCTTTTGAAAGACATGTCCGATGAAGCAGTCTCCCGCGAAGAAGTACAGCTTTTAGACCTCCAATCAGTCTGTGAGCGGATTAGTAAAGTTCCACAAGCCACTATCGCCAAACTGGAGGGCTTTGCGCGTGGCGGCGGGCATGAACTCGCCCTAGCACTGGATATGCGGTTTGCTGCACGCGGCAAGTATAAGTTTATGCAGATGGAAGTGGGCATGGGCATCTTGCCGTGTGGCGGTGGCGCCTCACGCATGGCCCGCTAG
- a CDS encoding SDR family NAD(P)-dependent oxidoreductase: protein MAKSIVITGATDGIGLETARLLAADGHSLLLHGRSDEKLNRLKQELTNIPGAGTIESYRADFSKLSEVEAFAAQIRQNHDSLDVLINNAGVFKLLDPLNEDGYDLRFIVNTIAPYVLTKRLLPLFSVQSRVVNLSSAAQASVDLGALAGELSLSANAAYAQSKLALTMWSFHMAQSLKNDGPVIIAVNPASFLASKMVKEAYGTQGHDLSIGAKILVRAALGEEFAQASGQYFDNDTGQFAQPHPDALNEAKTEKLVAAIEDMIIKLNQKAP, encoded by the coding sequence ATGGCAAAATCTATCGTTATAACGGGGGCAACAGACGGAATTGGGCTGGAAACTGCCAGACTTCTAGCAGCGGACGGCCACAGTTTGCTTTTGCATGGTCGCAGTGACGAGAAGCTCAACCGGTTGAAGCAAGAGCTCACCAACATACCCGGTGCAGGGACTATCGAGAGCTATCGGGCTGATTTTTCAAAACTGTCCGAGGTTGAAGCCTTCGCAGCCCAAATAAGACAAAACCACGATTCATTGGACGTTCTAATAAACAATGCTGGTGTGTTCAAATTGCTAGACCCTCTTAACGAGGATGGGTATGATCTGAGGTTCATAGTCAACACCATTGCTCCATATGTGTTGACTAAAAGGCTGTTGCCATTATTTTCCGTGCAAAGTCGTGTGGTAAACCTTTCCTCCGCAGCTCAAGCATCTGTTGACCTTGGTGCACTCGCGGGAGAGCTATCTTTGTCTGCCAATGCAGCATATGCCCAAAGCAAATTGGCCCTCACCATGTGGTCCTTTCACATGGCTCAATCCCTCAAGAATGATGGTCCCGTTATCATTGCGGTGAACCCCGCCTCTTTCCTAGCTAGTAAAATGGTGAAAGAGGCCTACGGCACACAGGGCCATGATCTCAGCATTGGCGCGAAAATTCTAGTGCGAGCGGCTTTGGGAGAGGAGTTTGCTCAAGCATCAGGACAGTACTTTGACAATGACACCGGCCAATTCGCGCAGCCACACCCCGACGCGCTGAATGAGGCAAAAACGGAAAAGCTTGTTGCCGCAATCGAGGATATGATTATCAAGCTGAATCAGAAAGCCCCCTAA
- a CDS encoding HAD family hydrolase — translation MKIPLSAVVFDIGNVLIRWDPENLYKKLISNEDERKWFLENICTMDWNLQQDKGRPWDEAVEDLCAKFPEHKTLIEAYHHRWFEMLDGPIETCVTLLHELKKLGFPTYAISNFSCEKLAITKPHYPFLIDSFKDMVISGEENVLKPDRRLYEVLLERNKLVASELLFIDDTLRNVEAARDLGMHAIHFQGEEQFKQELVKYSLPVLI, via the coding sequence ATGAAAATACCCCTCAGTGCTGTTGTGTTTGATATTGGCAATGTCCTGATCCGTTGGGACCCTGAAAATCTATACAAGAAGCTCATCTCGAATGAGGATGAACGCAAATGGTTTTTGGAAAATATCTGCACCATGGACTGGAACCTTCAGCAAGATAAAGGGCGTCCTTGGGATGAAGCTGTAGAGGATCTCTGCGCGAAATTTCCTGAGCATAAAACTTTGATCGAAGCCTATCATCACCGGTGGTTTGAGATGCTTGATGGGCCGATTGAAACTTGTGTCACATTATTGCATGAACTCAAGAAGCTGGGCTTTCCGACCTATGCTATTTCAAATTTTTCCTGCGAGAAGCTGGCAATAACAAAGCCGCATTACCCGTTCCTTATAGACTCGTTTAAAGACATGGTTATCTCGGGGGAGGAAAACGTTCTAAAGCCGGATCGCCGTCTCTATGAAGTGTTGTTGGAGCGTAACAAGCTTGTGGCGAGTGAGTTGTTGTTCATTGATGATACATTAAGAAATGTTGAAGCGGCTCGCGATTTGGGAATGCATGCGATCCACTTTCAAGGGGAAGAGCAGTTCAAGCAGGAGCTTGTGAAGTACAGCTTACCTGTTTTAATTTAA
- a CDS encoding DUF4265 domain-containing protein produces MKTNQTVVRMDFPLDPEEWHGAGKEALWVTSLGANRYRIENTPFLAKGVSYKDEVAGVRGKSGLKFDRIVKHHGHSTYRILVEETATPEEFQEHWLKLEKLGCICEDMDGDIPLFSVDIPPTTSLKKAIIILEDASHVHIWEFEEGHKYQASK; encoded by the coding sequence ATGAAAACGAACCAGACCGTCGTGAGAATGGATTTTCCTCTGGACCCCGAGGAATGGCATGGAGCTGGTAAGGAAGCTCTTTGGGTAACATCTCTGGGAGCAAATCGCTACCGGATTGAAAATACACCATTTCTTGCGAAAGGCGTTAGCTATAAAGACGAGGTTGCCGGAGTACGCGGCAAGTCCGGTTTGAAATTCGATAGGATTGTAAAACACCACGGCCATTCCACCTACCGCATTCTCGTTGAAGAAACCGCAACACCGGAAGAATTTCAGGAGCACTGGCTGAAACTAGAGAAGCTGGGCTGTATTTGTGAAGATATGGACGGCGACATTCCGCTTTTCAGCGTTGATATTCCACCAACTACAAGCCTGAAAAAGGCTATTATTATTCTCGAAGACGCTTCCCATGTACACATTTGGGAATTCGAAGAAGGCCATAAGTACCAAGCATCCAAGTAA
- the dapD gene encoding 2,3,4,5-tetrahydropyridine-2,6-dicarboxylate N-succinyltransferase codes for MDFSALEATINSAFDDRDNITSNTQGDVRDAVEKALELLDHGKLRVAENSSGDWVVNQWAKKAVLLSFRLNPMEIIKGGPGEATWWDKVPSKFEGWGPAEFEEGGFRAVPGSIVRRSAFIGKSAVLMPSFVNLGAYVDEGTMVDTWVTVGSCAQIGKNVHLSGGVGIGGVLEPLQAGPVIIEDNCFIGARSEVVEGVIVREGAVLSMGVFLSATTKIIDRNTGEIFVGEVPAYSVVVPGSLPGKPLPDGTPGPNLSCAVIVKRVDAQTRSKTSVNDLLRD; via the coding sequence ATCGATTTTTCCGCTTTGGAAGCGACCATCAATTCCGCATTTGATGATCGGGACAATATAACATCCAATACTCAGGGTGACGTTCGCGACGCAGTTGAAAAGGCCCTTGAGCTTTTGGATCACGGCAAACTGCGAGTTGCGGAAAACTCTTCTGGAGATTGGGTTGTTAACCAATGGGCGAAAAAGGCTGTTCTGCTTTCCTTCCGCTTGAACCCAATGGAAATTATCAAGGGTGGTCCGGGTGAAGCAACATGGTGGGACAAGGTTCCTTCCAAGTTTGAAGGCTGGGGGCCAGCCGAGTTTGAAGAAGGCGGATTTCGTGCCGTTCCTGGCTCCATTGTACGGCGTTCCGCATTTATTGGGAAATCGGCTGTTTTGATGCCATCCTTTGTGAATCTGGGCGCCTACGTAGATGAAGGCACAATGGTTGACACTTGGGTTACTGTCGGCTCTTGTGCGCAGATCGGTAAGAATGTGCACCTTTCCGGCGGCGTCGGCATTGGCGGCGTTCTGGAGCCGCTTCAGGCCGGACCTGTTATCATTGAAGATAACTGCTTCATCGGGGCCCGCTCTGAAGTTGTAGAGGGCGTTATCGTCCGCGAGGGTGCAGTCCTTTCCATGGGGGTATTCCTTTCTGCAACCACAAAGATTATCGACCGGAATACGGGAGAGATTTTCGTTGGTGAAGTGCCTGCCTATTCTGTTGTTGTTCCTGGTTCACTTCCCGGCAAACCATTGCCAGATGGCACCCCGGGACCAAACCTGTCCTGCGCGGTTATCGTAAAGCGTGTTGATGCACAAACACGCTCCAAAACATCCGTAAATGACTTGCTGCGTGACTAA
- a CDS encoding LysR substrate-binding domain-containing protein translates to MVSLRALHAFSLLAKHGRAARAAEDLGVTPSALTHLLRSLESELGAALVVRDGRGLALTEEGQRLSTNLGNSFDQIEHAVDAFRRRSRTELRISTLSTVATRWLIPRLPNFQEKHPDIELLISTSMRSVDLEKESYDCAIRLGNGAWPNVERQMLWKENLVVAFAPQLSQDAPDPNIKQLQKLKLLHTASRREDWPIWLKANKFEHPETTSGAIFESRTMAIQAAVAGMGAIVIDKHFVENEVNAGHLMVPNWPITEIETGYWFVRNSNKPLTRPVTAFRDWLVEQAGAQEFAPEDKYTPQGA, encoded by the coding sequence ATGGTCTCTTTGCGCGCGCTTCACGCATTTTCTCTTCTGGCAAAACACGGACGAGCTGCTCGTGCGGCAGAAGACCTGGGAGTGACACCTTCTGCTTTGACCCACCTGCTTCGCTCACTGGAAAGCGAGTTGGGAGCAGCCCTTGTTGTACGGGATGGTCGTGGTCTAGCGCTCACAGAAGAAGGGCAGCGCCTTTCAACCAACCTTGGCAACTCGTTCGACCAGATTGAACACGCAGTCGATGCGTTCCGGCGACGAAGCAGAACGGAACTGCGCATTTCCACCTTGTCAACCGTAGCCACCAGATGGCTTATTCCCCGGCTTCCTAATTTTCAGGAAAAGCACCCGGATATTGAGCTGCTGATTTCGACCAGCATGAGAAGTGTCGACCTGGAAAAAGAGTCCTATGACTGCGCAATTCGGCTAGGAAACGGGGCATGGCCGAACGTGGAACGGCAAATGCTCTGGAAAGAAAATCTGGTCGTTGCATTCGCTCCGCAGCTCTCACAAGATGCGCCCGACCCGAATATAAAGCAGCTGCAAAAGCTCAAGCTTCTGCACACAGCTTCACGGCGGGAAGACTGGCCTATATGGCTGAAGGCCAACAAATTTGAACACCCTGAAACCACGTCAGGGGCAATTTTTGAAAGCCGGACAATGGCAATTCAGGCAGCTGTTGCGGGTATGGGTGCAATTGTCATCGACAAGCACTTTGTTGAAAATGAAGTAAATGCTGGGCACCTCATGGTTCCAAACTGGCCAATAACCGAAATCGAAACGGGTTACTGGTTTGTACGCAATTCCAATAAGCCTCTGACAAGGCCTGTCACAGCATTTCGAGACTGGCTCGTGGAGCAAGCCGGGGCTCAAGAGTTTGCACCGGAAGACAAGTACACTCCGCAGGGAGCTTGA
- a CDS encoding pyrimidine 5'-nucleotidase, which produces MSPVGFSGVNSWIFDLDNTLYPAHSNLFPQIDEKISDYVQKITGKSRVEARAIQKSYYKNYGTTLRGLMVNHEVEPDDFLEFVHDIDHSELDYNHNLRSAIEQLPGKCYIMTNGSKKHAEAVAHKLGIHDQFEEIFGIMEAGFIPKPEEQAYSLFLQKNNISPHKAVMFEDLSRNLLIPDQLGMKTVLVVPQGTREVFREDWEMEGQNEKHVHFITEDLGGFLHSVINQLPSG; this is translated from the coding sequence ATGTCCCCTGTCGGCTTTAGCGGCGTTAATAGCTGGATTTTTGATCTGGATAATACGCTGTACCCAGCTCACTCCAATCTCTTCCCACAAATTGACGAGAAGATCAGTGACTATGTACAGAAGATCACCGGAAAATCACGAGTAGAAGCGCGTGCAATTCAAAAAAGCTACTACAAGAACTATGGAACAACCCTGCGTGGATTGATGGTCAATCACGAGGTCGAACCGGATGACTTCCTTGAATTTGTTCATGATATCGATCACTCGGAACTAGACTACAACCATAACCTGCGCAGCGCTATCGAGCAACTTCCAGGAAAATGCTACATCATGACGAACGGCAGCAAAAAGCATGCCGAAGCTGTTGCCCACAAGCTGGGTATTCATGACCAGTTCGAGGAAATTTTTGGTATCATGGAAGCCGGATTTATTCCAAAGCCTGAAGAGCAAGCCTATAGTCTGTTCTTGCAGAAAAATAATATTTCCCCTCACAAAGCTGTCATGTTCGAGGACCTATCACGAAACCTGCTCATTCCTGACCAACTGGGCATGAAGACTGTGCTTGTTGTCCCACAAGGGACGCGTGAAGTGTTCAGAGAGGACTGGGAAATGGAAGGGCAGAATGAAAAACATGTTCATTTTATCACTGAAGATTTAGGGGGCTTTCTTCACAGTGTGATCAACCAGCTTCCCAGCGGGTGA
- the argB gene encoding acetylglutamate kinase, with protein MSSTEAKNRAHIIAQALPYMQRYDKRRVVIKYGGNAMGDETLTQAFARDVTLLRQAGVHPVVVHGGGPQIGAMLKRLDIKSEFKGGLRVTDKATVSIVEMVLAGSINKNIVHSINKEGGRAIGLSGKDGDMVMARKLHRKHRDPDSKIEEILDLGFVGEPESVNSTTLEMILQQDLIPVLAPVAPGRDGETYNINADTFAGAIAGSINAKRLLFLTDVPGVLDKEGNLIKKLTVAEVRALIEDGTISGGMIPKVETCMEALDRGVEGVMIVDGKVEHSILLELFTDHGVGTLIVP; from the coding sequence ATGAGTTCCACAGAAGCAAAAAATCGCGCTCATATCATTGCTCAAGCCCTTCCTTACATGCAGAGATATGACAAACGTCGGGTGGTTATCAAATATGGTGGGAACGCTATGGGTGATGAAACCTTAACCCAAGCATTTGCACGGGATGTAACCCTTCTGCGCCAAGCTGGTGTCCACCCTGTTGTGGTACACGGCGGCGGCCCACAGATAGGAGCAATGCTGAAGCGTCTTGATATCAAGAGCGAATTTAAAGGCGGCCTAAGGGTCACTGACAAAGCGACTGTAAGTATTGTTGAAATGGTTCTCGCCGGTTCCATAAACAAGAATATCGTGCACAGCATCAATAAAGAAGGCGGACGGGCAATCGGTCTTTCTGGCAAGGACGGGGACATGGTTATGGCCCGTAAGCTGCACAGAAAACACAGAGATCCAGATTCAAAAATTGAAGAAATTCTTGACCTTGGGTTCGTAGGGGAACCTGAGTCCGTTAATTCGACCACACTTGAGATGATCTTGCAGCAAGACCTCATCCCTGTTCTTGCACCAGTAGCTCCAGGACGTGACGGCGAGACCTATAATATCAACGCCGACACCTTTGCCGGTGCCATTGCTGGCTCAATAAACGCAAAACGCCTTTTGTTCTTGACGGATGTTCCAGGAGTTCTGGACAAGGAAGGGAACTTGATCAAGAAGCTTACTGTAGCTGAGGTCCGGGCGCTGATTGAAGACGGAACGATTTCAGGGGGAATGATCCCCAAAGTTGAAACCTGTATGGAGGCTTTGGACCGCGGCGTGGAAGGTGTCATGATTGTCGACGGAAAAGTTGAACATTCCATCCTTTTGGAATTATTTACTGATCACGGCGTGGGAACATTGATCGTTCCTTAA
- the yihA gene encoding ribosome biogenesis GTP-binding protein YihA/YsxC: MTTEPKYTEEQLEAGRLMFARSWEFVTSVAEMRQLPPLGPLEIAFAGRSNVGKSSLINALTGKKALARTSNTPGRTQMLNFFIAMDSPIGIVDMPGYGYAEAPKGMVDAWTTLIFKYLRGRSTLRRVFCLIDSRHGLKKNDIEAMDILDKAAVPYQVVLTKADKIKPGQLEKVKEDTVRLLAKRPAAHPEILATSSEKGWGLDELRAEIHSLG; this comes from the coding sequence ATGACTACAGAACCAAAATATACAGAAGAACAACTGGAAGCCGGGCGACTGATGTTCGCCCGCAGCTGGGAATTTGTTACCAGCGTTGCCGAAATGCGCCAACTTCCCCCTTTGGGGCCTTTGGAGATTGCGTTCGCAGGCAGGTCGAATGTTGGAAAATCTAGCCTTATCAATGCTTTGACAGGAAAAAAGGCTTTAGCACGCACATCCAACACTCCCGGACGAACCCAGATGCTGAACTTCTTCATCGCCATGGATAGTCCAATTGGCATCGTGGACATGCCCGGTTACGGATACGCCGAAGCCCCCAAAGGCATGGTTGATGCGTGGACCACGCTGATTTTTAAATATTTGCGTGGCCGCAGTACATTACGCCGTGTTTTTTGCCTGATTGACAGCCGACACGGCTTGAAAAAGAACGATATCGAAGCCATGGATATCCTTGATAAGGCAGCAGTTCCCTATCAAGTGGTTCTAACAAAGGCCGACAAAATCAAACCCGGACAATTGGAAAAAGTTAAGGAAGACACCGTTCGTCTCTTGGCTAAGCGTCCCGCCGCCCACCCTGAAATTCTTGCCACCTCCTCTGAAAAAGGTTGGGGCCTTGATGAATTACGGGCTGAAATCCATAGCTTGGGTTGA
- a CDS encoding CatB-related O-acetyltransferase, giving the protein MKGPSSLTRYPLAGEPHTVFLKNFIKHPSIAVGDFTYYHDFDGAEDFEKKNVLYHYETSTDRLVIGRFCAIATGTTFQMNGGNHLLDGFSTYPFAIFGNGWEDGFHITNYEKANRGDTIVGNDVWFGRDAHIMPGVTISDGAIIGAKAVVTKDVPAYAVVAGNPARVVKYRFDEDTIETLLQIAWWNWDQDKLSRNINAIRGSDLDKLLNPA; this is encoded by the coding sequence ATGAAAGGCCCTAGTTCTTTGACTCGCTACCCTCTAGCTGGCGAGCCCCATACCGTATTCTTGAAAAACTTCATCAAGCATCCATCCATAGCAGTGGGTGACTTCACCTATTACCATGACTTCGATGGTGCTGAGGACTTTGAGAAAAAGAACGTTCTCTACCATTACGAGACAAGTACGGACCGGCTGGTTATTGGACGGTTTTGCGCCATAGCAACCGGGACCACCTTTCAAATGAATGGCGGTAACCACCTTCTGGATGGTTTCTCCACATATCCATTCGCCATATTTGGCAATGGTTGGGAGGATGGGTTCCATATTACAAACTATGAAAAGGCAAACCGGGGTGACACAATCGTGGGGAATGACGTTTGGTTTGGGCGCGATGCCCATATCATGCCGGGCGTTACCATTTCTGATGGCGCAATCATCGGAGCCAAAGCTGTCGTCACCAAAGATGTTCCGGCTTATGCTGTGGTAGCCGGAAACCCAGCACGGGTTGTCAAATATCGTTTTGATGAAGACACAATTGAAACCCTCCTTCAAATCGCTTGGTGGAACTGGGATCAAGACAAGCTATCTCGAAATATTAACGCCATTCGCGGCTCAGATCTGGATAAGCTCTTGAACCCTGCTTAA
- the yidC gene encoding membrane protein insertase YidC, protein MILAMVLSLVVLLGWQFFYAQPQMEKQQTEQGLVQEQSTQAGSNVPAAGSNGAISLPQNTSGGKQVVTMTRDTALAKSQRVAIETPRLSGSVNLVGGKFDDLRLKDYRQTLNPESPTVILLSPKGSPNPYYAEYGWVADPGASIALPSAESLWKVDGNTNLTPSTPVSISWDNGQGLIFKRTLSVDDNYMFTVNQSVENTTGSNVRLYPYGLIVRTGEPKTSGYFVLHEGLIGEFGENGLSELKYSDLIDDKSVRPAKVNEGWLGFTDKYWATTLIPTPGTDFQPNFSYSQNTQNFQTDFLGNAVEVPAGGTASTSSMLFAGAKVSAILDAYQKDKGIENFELMIDWGWFYFLTKPMFWLIDALYTMTGNFGAAILLVTVLVKAVFFPLANKSYVSMSKMKLVQPQMTEIREKYKDDKQKQQQALMELYKTEKINPLAGCLPILIQIPVFFSLYKVLFVTIEMRHAPFFGWIQDLSAPDPTTLFNLFGLIPWDPPTFLMIGAWPLIMGVTMFLQMKMNPAPTEPAQQMIFNWMPVIFTFMLASFPAGLVIYWAWNNTLSILQQGVIMRRQGVKFELLDNLKTTFSKKPKEDKPK, encoded by the coding sequence ATGATCCTGGCGATGGTTTTGTCGCTGGTTGTACTACTAGGATGGCAGTTCTTTTACGCCCAGCCACAAATGGAAAAGCAGCAGACCGAACAGGGGCTGGTGCAGGAACAAAGCACACAAGCTGGTTCCAATGTACCGGCTGCTGGATCGAACGGCGCTATTAGCCTGCCCCAGAATACCTCAGGCGGGAAGCAAGTTGTCACAATGACCCGTGACACCGCTCTTGCCAAGAGTCAGCGAGTTGCGATCGAAACCCCGAGGCTTTCCGGTTCAGTCAACCTCGTTGGCGGTAAATTTGATGATCTGCGACTGAAGGACTATCGTCAGACTCTCAACCCAGAAAGCCCGACGGTTATCCTTTTATCACCCAAAGGCAGCCCCAACCCCTATTATGCTGAGTATGGCTGGGTTGCGGACCCAGGTGCTTCTATAGCTCTTCCCAGTGCTGAAAGCCTTTGGAAAGTTGACGGCAATACCAACTTAACGCCATCCACACCTGTTAGTATCAGCTGGGACAATGGTCAGGGTCTCATATTCAAGCGTACGCTGAGTGTTGATGACAACTATATGTTCACCGTCAACCAGAGTGTTGAGAACACAACCGGTTCCAATGTCAGACTTTACCCGTATGGCCTTATTGTGCGCACGGGTGAACCTAAAACTTCCGGCTATTTCGTTTTACATGAAGGTTTGATTGGTGAGTTTGGCGAGAATGGCCTGAGCGAGCTGAAATATAGCGACCTGATTGACGACAAAAGCGTTCGTCCGGCGAAAGTTAACGAAGGCTGGCTCGGGTTTACCGACAAGTATTGGGCAACCACTTTGATCCCGACACCGGGAACAGATTTCCAGCCAAACTTCTCCTACAGTCAAAATACGCAGAATTTCCAGACAGATTTCCTTGGCAACGCTGTCGAGGTTCCTGCTGGCGGTACAGCTTCAACGTCTTCCATGCTGTTTGCAGGTGCAAAAGTCAGCGCCATTCTAGATGCCTACCAGAAAGACAAGGGCATCGAGAACTTTGAGCTGATGATTGACTGGGGCTGGTTCTACTTCCTGACCAAGCCTATGTTCTGGCTCATTGACGCTCTTTACACAATGACAGGCAACTTCGGCGCTGCTATTTTGCTGGTTACTGTTCTTGTGAAAGCTGTCTTCTTCCCGCTTGCGAACAAGTCCTACGTCTCCATGAGTAAAATGAAACTCGTGCAGCCGCAGATGACGGAAATTCGCGAAAAGTACAAGGATGACAAGCAGAAACAGCAGCAAGCCTTGATGGAGCTGTACAAGACGGAAAAGATCAATCCTTTGGCAGGTTGCTTGCCTATCCTGATCCAGATTCCGGTCTTCTTCTCGCTCTATAAGGTGCTGTTTGTAACCATTGAAATGCGTCACGCGCCGTTCTTTGGCTGGATTCAGGATCTTTCAGCTCCAGATCCGACAACCCTGTTCAACCTGTTTGGACTCATTCCTTGGGATCCACCAACATTCCTGATGATTGGTGCTTGGCCTTTGATTATGGGTGTCACCATGTTCCTTCAAATGAAGATGAACCCGGCGCCAACAGAACCTGCACAGCAGATGATCTTCAACTGGATGCCAGTCATCTTCACCTTCATGCTGGCTTCCTTCCCTGCAGGCCTGGTGATTTACTGGGCATGGAACAATACCCTATCGATCCTGCAGCAAGGCGTTATCATGCGTCGTCAGGGAGTGAAGTTCGAACTCCTCGATAACCTGAAAACAACATTCAGTAAAAAGCCGAAAGAAGACAAACCCAAGTAG
- the rnpA gene encoding ribonuclease P protein component, which yields MKTLKKRSEFLAVAKGGRTTRRAFVLQAAKTRDCGDPRMGYTVTKKTGNSVERNRIKRRLRAAVAQLSDHATVSGADFVLIGRRGALSQPFDTLVKDLSSGMKTAFRKKKPRPARSGSGVPHARQPQKLSHSATIHPSNTSDLVDE from the coding sequence ATGAAAACACTTAAAAAGCGCTCCGAGTTTCTGGCCGTAGCAAAAGGCGGACGGACTACTCGGCGTGCTTTTGTGCTTCAAGCAGCAAAAACCCGGGACTGTGGCGACCCTCGTATGGGTTACACAGTTACAAAAAAAACCGGAAACTCTGTAGAGCGCAACAGGATTAAGAGACGGCTTCGTGCAGCCGTCGCGCAGTTAAGCGATCATGCTACGGTATCAGGTGCAGACTTCGTGCTTATTGGGCGCAGAGGTGCTCTCAGTCAGCCTTTCGATACGCTGGTTAAAGATCTTTCCAGCGGCATGAAAACAGCTTTTCGGAAGAAGAAACCTCGCCCTGCCCGATCAGGATCTGGAGTGCCACATGCCAGACAACCTCAGAAGTTGTCGCACTCCGCAACAATCCACCCTTCGAATACGAGTGATCTAGTCGATGAATGA